The following are from one region of the Achromobacter xylosoxidans genome:
- a CDS encoding Bug family tripartite tricarboxylate transporter substrate binding protein, which yields MKFSHLLRRWTFGIAAAAALGAAGQASAAWPEQPVRLVVPFAAGGTTDLLGRLMAEGLGAELGQSVVVVNKAGAGGSLGASEVAHAQPDGYTLLLGTPGTQIINAYVYKKIGYDPVKDFAPVAYVAQVPNVVLTHPGSGLKNMDDLLRTARAEPGRLNWGSPGVGSSGHLALEMIKRMGKVDIRHVPYKGASQANNDLLGGQIDLSADNLPTALPLIKAGKLVALGVTSAQPVAAAPGVAAIAQSVPGFELTSWFVLMAPAGTPQPVVDKLNAAAQRVLQSPATRERLEALAAQPVGGTPQALGQHLQTEREKYRVLIEGTDIRPE from the coding sequence ATGAAGTTTTCCCATCTGTTGCGTCGTTGGACTTTCGGGATTGCGGCGGCTGCCGCGTTGGGCGCGGCCGGGCAGGCCAGCGCCGCGTGGCCGGAGCAGCCGGTGCGTCTGGTGGTGCCGTTCGCCGCCGGCGGCACGACCGACTTGCTGGGCCGCCTGATGGCGGAGGGCCTGGGCGCCGAACTCGGCCAGTCCGTGGTGGTGGTCAACAAGGCCGGCGCGGGCGGCAGCCTGGGCGCATCCGAGGTGGCGCACGCACAGCCGGACGGCTACACCTTGCTGCTGGGCACGCCTGGCACGCAGATCATCAACGCCTACGTCTACAAGAAGATCGGCTATGACCCGGTCAAGGATTTCGCGCCGGTCGCCTACGTGGCGCAGGTGCCCAACGTGGTGCTGACGCATCCCGGCTCCGGCCTGAAGAACATGGACGATCTGCTGCGCACCGCGCGCGCCGAGCCCGGCCGCTTGAACTGGGGGTCGCCCGGCGTGGGCAGTTCTGGCCATCTGGCGCTGGAGATGATCAAGCGCATGGGCAAGGTGGACATCCGCCACGTGCCGTACAAGGGCGCGAGCCAGGCCAACAATGACCTGCTGGGTGGGCAGATCGATCTGTCGGCCGACAACCTGCCCACCGCTTTGCCGCTGATCAAGGCAGGCAAGCTGGTGGCCCTGGGAGTGACCTCGGCCCAGCCGGTTGCCGCAGCGCCGGGCGTGGCCGCCATCGCGCAGTCCGTGCCGGGCTTCGAGCTGACTTCGTGGTTCGTGCTGATGGCGCCCGCCGGCACGCCGCAGCCGGTCGTCGACAAGCTCAACGCCGCCGCCCAGCGGGTGCTGCAATCGCCCGCCACGCGCGAACGGCTCGAGGCGCTGGCCGCGCAGCCCGTGGGCGGCACGCCGCAAGCGCTGGGGCAGCATCTGCAGACGGAGCGCGAGAAGTACCGCGTCCTGATCGAAGGCACCGATATCCGTCCGGAATAA
- a CDS encoding aspartate aminotransferase family protein translates to MSRIIHRNSSPLPVAIKGEGSFIVDQEGRRYFDASGGAAVSCLGHAHPEVRAAAAAQLDALEYAHTSFFTTPAAEELAELLAANSPAGLGNAYFVSGGSEAVETALKMARQYHVERGEPGRYRYIARRQSYHGNTLAALSVGGNAGRRALYQPVLIESHHVSPCFALHYREAGESDEQYTDRLAAELDAEILRLGPDTVSAFIAETVVGATAGTVAPVPGYFRKIRQVCDRHGVLLILDEVMCGLGRTGSYHAFEQEGVTPDLLTLAKGLGGGYVPIGAVLAHDRVIGAINAGSGAFQHGYTYVGHPVACAAALAVQRIVLRDKLVARVADMGAQFGAMLAASLERHPHVADIRGRGMFWSVELAEDPGSLRAFAPQRRLHARIKTQARELGLLCYPGGGTIDGKLGDHVLLAPPYLSTADELAFAADALARAIDLALADDTP, encoded by the coding sequence ATGAGCCGCATCATCCATCGCAACTCCAGCCCCCTGCCCGTCGCCATCAAGGGCGAAGGCAGCTTCATCGTCGACCAGGAAGGCCGGCGCTACTTCGACGCCTCCGGCGGCGCGGCGGTCTCGTGCCTGGGACACGCGCACCCCGAAGTGCGCGCCGCGGCTGCCGCGCAGCTGGATGCGCTGGAGTACGCGCACACCAGCTTCTTCACCACCCCGGCCGCCGAAGAACTGGCCGAACTGCTGGCGGCCAACAGCCCGGCGGGCCTGGGCAATGCCTACTTCGTCTCGGGCGGTTCGGAAGCCGTCGAGACCGCCTTGAAGATGGCGCGCCAGTACCACGTCGAGCGCGGCGAGCCCGGGCGCTATCGCTACATCGCCCGGCGTCAGAGCTATCACGGCAACACGCTGGCGGCCTTGTCGGTAGGCGGCAACGCTGGACGCCGCGCGCTGTATCAGCCCGTGCTGATCGAAAGCCACCACGTCTCGCCCTGCTTTGCCCTGCACTACCGCGAAGCCGGAGAAAGCGACGAGCAATACACCGACCGCCTGGCGGCGGAACTGGACGCAGAGATCTTGCGATTGGGTCCGGATACCGTGTCCGCATTCATCGCGGAAACCGTGGTCGGCGCCACTGCGGGGACGGTCGCGCCGGTACCGGGCTACTTCCGCAAGATCCGCCAGGTATGCGACCGCCATGGCGTGCTGCTGATCCTGGACGAGGTCATGTGCGGGCTGGGCCGCACCGGCAGCTATCACGCCTTCGAACAGGAAGGCGTAACGCCTGACCTGCTGACGCTGGCCAAGGGTTTGGGCGGCGGTTATGTGCCCATCGGCGCCGTGCTGGCGCACGACCGCGTCATCGGCGCCATCAACGCGGGCTCGGGCGCGTTCCAGCACGGCTACACCTATGTCGGCCATCCGGTGGCCTGCGCCGCGGCGCTGGCGGTGCAGCGCATCGTGCTGCGCGACAAGCTGGTGGCGCGCGTGGCGGATATGGGCGCGCAGTTCGGCGCCATGCTGGCGGCGAGCCTGGAAAGGCATCCGCACGTCGCCGACATCCGCGGCCGCGGCATGTTCTGGAGCGTGGAGCTGGCCGAGGATCCCGGCAGCCTGCGCGCATTCGCGCCGCAGCGCCGCCTGCATGCGCGCATCAAGACTCAGGCGCGCGAACTGGGCCTGCTGTGCTATCCGGGCGGAGGAACCATAGACGGCAAGCTTGGCGACCACGTGCTGCTGGCGCCGCCTTACCTCAGCACGGCCGATGAGCTGGCCTTTGCGGCGGACGCGCTGGCCCGCGCCATCGACCTGGCGCTGGCGGACGATACGCCATAA
- a CDS encoding M81 family metallopeptidase has translation MGKGTKKRLAVARFWYEGNAFCPAPCSMADFERREWRKGGDALAAAAGTATELGEVAEFVRAHPDWEVVALRCASALPGGPIDDAVHRAFTEEVLAGLAADEDGWDAVYLSLHGAAITDLRQTPDLDFVRAVRALLPEVPLGASFDLHANLAPELGGLLDCASGYKTYPHIDMREAAGRVLGMLLRTQAGMLSPRVLVAKPDLLLSSFNMRTDAGPMRELQDLAAVQVGEGVVEVSVFGGFPYADTVDTGASVLVVADMARDAAGARSQAVTETMTAAMRRLAPAFAVSLPTPQEGLALAMEAARAGGLVAVTDPGDNPLSGGACDTPALFRALLDASIDLPCVFASFADPQAVRRAYEAGLGGACELDLGGRVSRDFGAPVRAAFRVERYTDGEFRNAGPMETGVRTSCGRTALLSLRDRPNVQVIITELVAPANDPGFFTLHGIDLGQVRLLCVKAKNHFRAAFLPLCAAIIDVDAPGPAALDLRLLPFRHARRAQ, from the coding sequence ATGGGCAAGGGCACGAAGAAACGGCTGGCGGTGGCACGCTTCTGGTACGAAGGCAACGCCTTCTGCCCGGCGCCTTGCTCCATGGCGGATTTCGAGCGGCGCGAGTGGCGCAAGGGCGGCGACGCCCTGGCGGCCGCCGCTGGCACGGCCACCGAACTGGGCGAAGTGGCCGAGTTCGTCCGCGCGCATCCGGACTGGGAGGTGGTGGCCTTGCGCTGCGCGTCCGCCCTGCCTGGCGGGCCGATAGACGACGCCGTGCACCGCGCCTTTACCGAAGAGGTGCTGGCCGGACTGGCCGCGGACGAGGATGGCTGGGATGCCGTCTACCTGTCGCTGCATGGCGCCGCCATCACCGACCTGCGCCAGACGCCCGATCTGGATTTCGTGCGGGCCGTGCGGGCCTTGCTGCCCGAAGTGCCTCTGGGCGCGAGCTTCGACTTGCACGCCAACCTGGCCCCTGAGCTGGGCGGCCTGCTGGATTGCGCCAGCGGCTACAAGACCTATCCCCACATAGACATGCGCGAAGCGGCTGGGCGGGTGCTCGGCATGCTGTTGCGCACGCAGGCCGGCATGCTGTCGCCGCGCGTGCTGGTGGCCAAGCCGGATTTGCTGTTGTCCAGCTTCAATATGCGCACCGATGCCGGACCCATGCGCGAATTGCAGGATCTGGCCGCAGTCCAGGTGGGCGAGGGCGTGGTGGAAGTCTCGGTGTTCGGCGGCTTTCCGTATGCCGATACCGTCGATACCGGCGCATCGGTGCTGGTGGTGGCCGACATGGCGCGCGATGCCGCAGGCGCGCGGTCGCAGGCCGTGACCGAGACCATGACGGCGGCGATGCGGCGTCTGGCGCCCGCATTTGCGGTCAGCTTGCCGACACCGCAAGAAGGGCTGGCATTGGCCATGGAAGCGGCGCGCGCGGGCGGCTTGGTGGCCGTCACAGACCCGGGGGACAACCCCTTGTCGGGCGGCGCATGCGACACGCCCGCGCTGTTCCGCGCCTTGCTGGATGCGTCGATCGACCTGCCTTGCGTGTTCGCCAGCTTCGCGGATCCGCAGGCGGTGCGGCGCGCGTACGAAGCGGGTTTGGGCGGCGCTTGCGAACTGGACCTGGGCGGCCGCGTGAGCCGCGATTTCGGCGCGCCGGTGCGTGCGGCGTTCCGGGTCGAACGCTATACCGATGGCGAATTCCGCAATGCCGGCCCGATGGAAACGGGCGTGCGCACGAGCTGCGGACGCACCGCGCTGCTGTCGCTGCGCGACAGGCCCAACGTGCAGGTCATCATCACCGAGCTGGTGGCGCCAGCCAACGATCCGGGCTTCTTCACCTTGCATGGCATCGACCTCGGTCAGGTGCGCTTGCTGTGCGTGAAGGCCAAGAACCACTTCCGCGCGGCTTTCCTGCCGCTGTGCGCCGCGATCATCGACGTCGACGCGCCCGGCCCCGCGGCGCTGGACCTGCGGCTGCTGCCGTTCCGGCATGCGCGCAGGGCGCAGTGA
- a CDS encoding putative Na+/H+ antiporter yields the protein MPQTLEVIATLLFAVAVLHTFSVPFFARLAHRGGPHAGIWHLFSEVEAVFGVWAFVLIVAMAALAGPSHAIEYMDTRNFTEPLFVFVIMVVAASRPILELVGMLVRLVARVLPLPRELATFFVVMSLVPLGGSFITEPAAMTLAAILLRDAYFRSSGRAGFKYLTLGVLFVNVSIGGVLTSYAAPPVLMVASTFGWDSSFMAQHFGWRAAIAVCLNAALLTFICRKALLERSVGTGGGVDAPEGGDARGPVPLLVMLVHLVFLVAVVLSAHHPAIFLGLLMMFIGFAEAYKRHQSRLMIKEGLMVGFFLAGLVVLGGLQKWWLQDLLGGLEPFVLFWGATALTAITDNAALTYLGSLVEGTSEAWRYMLVAGAVTGGGLTVIANAPNPAGFAILKNHFPDGSISSGRLFLSALAPTLVAAVMFLLPV from the coding sequence ATGCCCCAGACACTTGAAGTCATCGCCACCCTCCTGTTCGCCGTGGCGGTTCTTCATACCTTCTCGGTTCCGTTCTTCGCGCGGCTCGCGCATCGTGGCGGACCGCATGCGGGCATCTGGCATCTGTTCTCCGAAGTCGAGGCTGTGTTCGGCGTCTGGGCCTTCGTGCTGATCGTGGCGATGGCGGCGCTGGCGGGTCCCTCGCATGCCATCGAGTACATGGACACGCGCAACTTCACCGAGCCGCTGTTCGTCTTCGTGATCATGGTGGTGGCGGCCAGCCGGCCGATTCTGGAGCTGGTGGGCATGCTGGTGCGGCTGGTGGCGCGCGTGCTGCCGCTGCCGCGCGAACTCGCCACGTTTTTTGTCGTGATGTCGCTGGTGCCGCTGGGCGGCTCCTTCATCACCGAACCCGCCGCGATGACGCTGGCCGCCATCCTGTTGCGCGACGCCTATTTCCGCAGCAGCGGGCGCGCGGGCTTCAAGTACCTTACGCTGGGCGTGCTGTTCGTCAACGTCTCCATCGGCGGCGTGCTGACTTCGTATGCCGCGCCGCCCGTGCTGATGGTGGCTTCCACCTTCGGCTGGGACTCGAGCTTCATGGCGCAGCATTTCGGCTGGCGCGCCGCGATCGCCGTCTGCCTGAATGCGGCGCTGTTGACCTTCATCTGCCGCAAGGCGCTGCTGGAGCGCTCGGTGGGCACGGGCGGCGGCGTGGACGCGCCCGAAGGCGGCGATGCGCGCGGGCCGGTGCCGCTGCTGGTCATGCTGGTGCACCTGGTCTTCCTGGTCGCCGTGGTGCTCAGCGCGCATCATCCGGCCATCTTCCTGGGTCTGTTGATGATGTTCATTGGCTTTGCCGAAGCCTACAAGCGCCACCAGAGCCGCCTGATGATCAAGGAAGGCCTGATGGTCGGCTTCTTCCTGGCCGGGCTGGTGGTGCTGGGCGGCCTGCAGAAGTGGTGGCTGCAGGACCTGCTGGGCGGGCTTGAACCTTTCGTGCTGTTCTGGGGCGCGACCGCGCTCACCGCCATCACCGACAACGCCGCGCTGACCTACCTGGGTTCGCTGGTCGAAGGCACCAGCGAGGCCTGGCGCTACATGTTGGTGGCCGGCGCCGTCACGGGCGGCGGGCTGACCGTGATCGCCAATGCGCCCAACCCGGCCGGTTTCGCCATCCTGAAGAACCACTTTCCGGACGGCAGCATTTCATCGGGGCGGCTGTTCCTGTCGGCCCTGGCGCCAACCCTGGTGGCGGCGGTCATGTTCCTGCTTCCCGTATAG
- a CDS encoding MurR/RpiR family transcriptional regulator translates to MDKAAIDKLIETQFSSLPPKLRQAARYAIDHPKDIALESMRAAAGHAGVQAGVMLRLARQLGFDTYEAFRQPYRDWLAAGGSSFSGRATALRKRPQHDADAGLVADILDAEVRNLGSSLGPSALPALKAAHGLLAGARRVYVIGLRSLYPAAYHFSYACGMFLDKVTLLSGVGGTLADELRRIGPDDALVAFSQAPYAQAAVTAVEFARERGAGVVAVTDSAVSPIAPGAKALLLVANDTPSLFPSVVPALSIAQTLAAMLVAHSGEESLREIANSEAQLQRFGVYAEKR, encoded by the coding sequence ATGGATAAAGCCGCCATCGACAAACTGATCGAAACCCAGTTCTCCTCCCTGCCGCCCAAGCTGCGGCAGGCGGCCCGCTATGCAATCGATCATCCCAAGGACATCGCCCTGGAGTCGATGCGCGCCGCGGCCGGCCACGCCGGCGTGCAGGCCGGCGTCATGCTGCGCCTGGCGCGGCAACTGGGGTTCGATACCTACGAAGCGTTCCGCCAGCCCTACCGCGACTGGCTGGCCGCCGGCGGATCCAGCTTCTCGGGCCGCGCCACCGCGTTGCGCAAGCGTCCGCAGCACGACGCCGACGCCGGGCTGGTCGCCGACATCCTCGACGCCGAAGTGCGCAACCTGGGCAGCAGCCTCGGTCCCTCCGCACTGCCGGCGCTGAAGGCCGCCCACGGCCTGCTGGCGGGCGCGCGCCGCGTCTATGTCATCGGCCTGCGCAGCCTGTATCCGGCGGCCTATCACTTCAGCTATGCCTGCGGCATGTTCCTGGACAAGGTCACCCTGCTCAGCGGCGTCGGCGGCACCTTGGCCGACGAGTTGCGCCGCATCGGACCGGACGACGCGCTGGTCGCCTTCAGCCAGGCGCCTTATGCGCAGGCGGCAGTCACGGCCGTGGAGTTCGCGCGTGAGCGCGGCGCCGGCGTGGTGGCGGTCACGGACAGCGCGGTGTCGCCCATCGCCCCGGGCGCCAAGGCGCTGCTGCTGGTGGCCAACGACACGCCCTCGCTGTTTCCCTCGGTGGTGCCTGCGCTGTCCATCGCCCAGACGCTGGCCGCGATGCTGGTCGCGCACAGCGGCGAGGAAAGCCTGCGCGAAATCGCCAACAGCGAAGCCCAGCTGCAGCGCTTCGGCGTGTACGCCGAAAAGCGCTGA